The Pongo abelii isolate AG06213 chromosome 3, NHGRI_mPonAbe1-v2.0_pri, whole genome shotgun sequence DNA window aaggaaggaaggaaggaaggaaggaaggaaggaaggaagaaagagaaagaaagaaagaaagaaagaaagaaaagaaaaggaactagGTGATAGTCTAGTGAACTCTGTGTAATACCTTTACACATTTTCTGCAAATAAAAACATGATTCCAAAATTAAAGCTTTATTTGAAAGCAAAAGCAAGCaaatattaaagttttaaaattatatttcccaACTTAACATAATTCAAACCCCACACAGCAATACCAATCTTAAGAGTAAAACACaacaagagtaaaaaaaaaaaaaaaaaaagtttgttttattgTCTCTGAAACAGTTACACATATTATCTCACTTGACCCTTAccacagctttgtgatgtaaggAGAACAAATTATGAAGGAAAACATTTCCAGTCCAAGGTCTCTTAAATGTTAGGTCATATTGTCTTAATGTCACATTTTAACTATTTGTCCCGAAATATTTCAAAGAAGCCACTTTCATAACAGAGTGGAATCTGCCCTCCTATGTTTATCTAAGTAGAGTCAACATTTAGATTTATTTAGTGAGGATTCTCTACTTGCCTCAGTTCACCTCATGCTTTAAAGTTGCCAGTAGAAGAAAATCTGGGTGAGGATCTGGGAAATAGGAGTGAGGGCCAAGGATActggattttggatttgggaAACACATTTTTGACCCAGCTGTAGACATGATTAGATGTCATGATCCTGAATTTACCACATTTCTTCCTTCAAATATTTCCCAATGCAATTGAGGTGAGCAAGAGCTTAAAATTGTGCCAGCTACCCTTCCCAGAAAGCTTTCCAGGTTGCTACAGAGCAGTGTTCTGTAGGCCATGGTCGAGCCTACCATCAATGCCCAGAATGAGCCAATGGCAACAGTACCATTTGGGCCAAAGCTCATGTTTATGATAACGATTAGTCTAtcttttaactaatttttttttttttggggggacagagtctcactgtgtcgcccaggctggagtgcagtggcgtgatttcagctcactgcaacctcccaggttcaagcgattctcctgcctcagcctcctgagtagctgggacaggcacgcatcaccatgcctggctaatttttgtattttttaatagaaatggggtttcaccatattgcctggctaacttttgtgtattttaatagaaatggggtttcaccatgttgcccaggctgttcttgaactcctgaccttgtgatccaccctccttagcctcccaaagcgctgggattacaggcgtgagccatcatgcccggccccttctttttttttaaatttttaaaaaatttttttattttgagacagggtttcgtgcTGTTgcttaagctggagtgcagtggtgcaatcatggctcacagcagccttggcttcctgggctcaaatgatcttcccgcttcagcctcctgagtagccagcaccacaccattcccagctaattttggaatttttctgtatagatggggtttctcaatgttgCGCACAATGATctggaactgctgggctcaagtgatcctcctgccttcgcctcccaaagtgctgggatcataagtgtgagccaccacgcctggtgtttttttccttcttaaagcAAAAAAATATTAACAGGCTTCCAGTATATAGATCATTAGTGGGGAATAATTACAATTGATGTACACTTTTATGAGGTGAGTTAATTCTGTAACAAACATTTGTTCCAAAATAATTTGTGAAATCTCTCTCCTgagaatcaatatcatcaaaacTATGTTCTCTGATTATAATGCAATAACTTtagataataattaaaaatagacagtTGAAAAACTCAAAAACTTTAGAACCAAAAAGTGTTCACTTCATAACCCTTGGGTTCAAAAGGAAATCAAGGAAAATTATGAAATACTCAGATTGTAgatagatctttttttttcttttcattctgcttTCAAAccacaaattcatatgtggaTAGATCTTAAAAACACAAtgctgaaataaaaaagtaataagtACGATGAAGACTTCAGCAGTGATTGTCAAAGGATTTGTGATGAAGGACtagttttattaaaattctaaTCAGCCGCAGGCCAGGTTTTTatagaatacaataaaaataattactaaaaaaatgaaatgttaaaaagtaatgatatttaaaatataggcCCATATTTTTATTATGAGATTTGAAAGATATAAAATTCTATCTCAATAAGTATAATCAGAACAAATATAACATACAAAAAAGTTTCTCCATGCTAATTCTCAATTTTTGTACTTAGTGCAGAAGAGTAACAGAAGTTTCGGGACCAGTATTCTAAGTAACACTAACTTATAGCATAATGTCAtttgcataatttaaaaatacatacacacacaaaaaaccatgATTTATAAGAATgcatacaaataaacaaacatcaaACCTATTAAGGTGATCGTTTATTAAGGGGAAGATGGAACaaaaaggaaatctgaataaataagaatcaatcaatcaacagaGTGACCCAGCACAGAGAAATGAGAATGATGTACTGGGAGTGTAGTAACTCAGCTTCTGTCtctgcatgcatacacacacacacacacacacacacacacacacacacacatatgcatgcacaaaCACAAAGAGATAAATGAAACGTAGTCTTTCCCACGCTCTTGGTCTCTTTCaccaacttatttatttattcattttgagatggagtctccctctgttgcccaggctggagtgcaatcttggctcactgcaacctccacctcctgggttcaagtgattctcctgcctcagcctcccaagtagctgaaactacaggtatgcaccaccacgcccagctaattttttggtatttttagtagagatggggtttcaccatgttggccaggatggtctcgatctcttgacttcgtgatctgcccgcctcggcctcccaaagcagctTATTATTTTCCATCCACTTTGACTCATCTTACTATCTTTAACTTTTTCTCCCTCTTTGAGCTACATCAAAGTTATCGATAAGACATCAACAGGTACACATATTTCCCACAGggttaaatatgtattttgttttcacCCTTTTCATCTGAATAAACTGGGGGTATCTATTATAAATACCTTGGCTAGTTTTTACTAATTAGAATCAGAGCAAAAGAATTTTGGATCTTGGAAAGATTTCAACTATGCTgtccatacatttattttttcatttctcgcTCACTTTCAACCCACCCACAGGTATGAAACAGAATCTTCacaggtatattttaaaatcttggtaTTTGGTCAGTAAGTCATCACCCCTCTCTGTTGATTCAAGAACTCTGCTCTGTAgttgtatagtttaaagtcaCAGTATCGCTACACCTGATATCTTCCTTTGTAGAAGCTTCCCTCCGTAGGTTTGTCACGGTGTAAGACACTACGCATCTGCTTTGCACTTCGCCTCACTACTTTTCAGTGACTAGAGTTTTTCTGTGTCCAGGAAAATAAAGACGGGGCTTAGCAATAGTCACCTGTGATCTGAgctgtgaaaaaaatatataatctgtcTCTGGAAGACCCCAAactctttttttcacttaaaaggtTTTTTGGTTGATTTCTCAACATAACCCTTTCAATTGTCACTTTGAGGAGACATGATGCAACTgagtctagaagggtttttcatgCTTTAGTTCTTACTGTAGCCTTTCAGTGCTCACTGCTGGATATTATTAACTAAACAAGTAGAattttgaaattctattttttgtctCTGCCTCACTGGGTTGCAAAGTGAACCACAAAATTAATATGTACTCATTATAACAAGCCAAACAATGCAGAGATATCTAAAGAAAAAGTTAGTAGCCCCTTTCTACCAATGAATGCTGGATTATTCAACATGCAGATCAAGCTTATACTCAGGATGCCTACAAAAATCAGGAGACTCCTAAATGTTTTTGAAAGAATTCTATATTTGATATTTCAGAAGAAGCATTGGACaagtaataatgggagacatcAGGAATCTTTTgacttctttatatttattttgtgttttagtatttttttgtttttgagacaaggtctcactcactctgttgcccaggttggagtgcagtggcacaatcacggctcactgcaggctcaattccccaggctcaagtgatcctcccacctcagttttccTGGTAGCTATGACTGCGGGTGTGcaccatcaggcctggctaactttttttggtattttttatggagacggttttaccatgtcgcccaggctggtctcaaactcctgggctcaagtgatcttcccaccttggcctcccaagtgctgagattacaagcgtgagccatcatgtccagccatgttttagaattttaatataattatatattgtggATTGGTTGAGAGGAGAACAAGTATGTACAAATAAGGATATATGTCAAGATTATATTTTGTTcataaagtatatgtatatataactttacataatttttattttagaattatttttacatcctaatatttcacttattttgtaaatatttcaattttcataAAAAGCTGTTGTGCTCATATAAtcattatattctattttatttactaataaaCTATCTTGCCTGTCCATTCTTCCactgttaaatattttcttaatttcctactAATATgaaatttacatctatatttttatttctgtatataactattttctttttaaaaaatgattttcttgGGATAAATCACTAGAGTGATATTGCATGAAAACTCATGAATATTTGTATATCTCTTCATAGCTATGACCAAATTGCTCACACAAAGGATTTTATAGGTTCACAAAGGGTAAACTGTATGCATTCTGGGTTTAGAAGTGGGTTGGAGGAGGATGAGATGGTAGCAGGTAAGGCTGGATGTAAGAAAGGGAACAGGAAGTGGGTGATTGCCCTTATCCTGGCAAGAGATGTGTATCTCAACTACAATGGTGACAATCGGTATAGAGGAAAAAAGtgaatatgataaatatttaggAGGTGAATTCAGCAGGCTTGATGAGTAATTGTATATGGGGAGGTAGAAATTGGTTATGGGGAGGAAGATTGGAGGATGAGTCACtggtttttttttgcatttgaggACTGGATGGAATAGAACAGGTTTGGGAGAGTGCAGAATACTAAGCATACCATGTACTATATTCCCAAATCCAACACAATGGCTACCACAAggaaggcattcaataaatgttaattgaatAAATGCTTCgtgcatacatgtgtatatgaaGGCTGCAAACAATGAATCAATGTTTCTATTTTCCAAAGCCTCCCACGTCTTTGGTTGTGTATCTAGAAGCTGACTTACTGTTTTTATCTCCTCAATAGGATATCTTAAATTCAGCACTCCTGAtaacaagaaagtgaaaagattaagaaggaaattgtgggcctggcatggtagctcatgcctgtaatcccagcacttggggaggccaaggcaggaggatcacttgaggccaggcatttgagaccagcctgggcaacatagtgagaccctttctctacaaaaataaaaattaaaaaaaaattagccaggtgtgatggtgcactcctgtagttgcagctactcaggaggctgaggaaggaggatcacttgagcccaggagttcaaggctggctgcagtgagctattattgtgccactgcattccagactgggtgacagagtgagaccctatctctaaaaaaaaaaggaaaggaaagaagaaagaagtgtgGAAAGAAAGACAGTGCAAAGCCAAAGCTCAGGACTTCGGAACAACCAGACCCACCTCTCATAAAATTAGCCAATTACTTCCCACAATCAGCCTTTTGCTAAGTTATGTAGATTTAGCTATTCCTTAGAGAGTTGGCAAATGAACCTGAAATCAGGCTGCTGAAAAGTCAATATCCctgaatcagaaggaagagatggTTCCATTCAGCTCACCTCATGACTAGTGAGGGATAGGGCAAATAGCTCCCTAAGCTCTCTGCTCTGAGTTGCAGTCTTAGAGTGACCAGGTCCCACCACAGGTGTTTGAAGCTAAAAGGTTCTGCTGGGAGACTCCTCAAGCAGCTTTCCTGTCTCCAGCTGCACTTTGGATACCATGCATCTTAGTTGTGTGGCTGTGACTCCTGCTTAGTGATTATGTTCTTGTATAGAATATTGTCAATTTGGGTTGCTGTATTTTCCTGTATTTGTCCTATATCTCCTAGAGGGCAAAAGCCATAATTGCTATTTCCTTTGTAACTCCCAAAGAGTTAGGCATAACATTGAGCATAAAATGAGGACTCAATTACTACTGATGGTTGCCCAATTGTAATTAGTAAATTGGCAAAAATTGGTGGTTTTTAATGGTTAATAAAGGTACCATGTATCTAGTCTTAGGAAACAAAAGGTTTATTGAAATGCATGTAGATAAATTATCATCAGCATAAAACTGTTATGGAGTTTTCAACATGGGGTCTTTTGCTCTTAAAATGAAGTGAAGCTTTGCAAGTCCATTGTCCAATAGGAAAAATATTATATCTCTCTGTTCAGATAAAGTCCTTTAAAAAAGTATATCTCTTTTGAAACGGTCTTTTAAACATCTCCAGCCTGTGAatatataacaaaacaaaaaccatattaaaaagatataatttttgccatttaaaaagaagaattaaataggAATGATTTAGGGGtaataaacaatgaaaatacctaggaatttgAAACtctaaaattttctcctattttattaAGTACATACTAAGATAtttgatataataaaaataatttgccaagacaaaataaatgacaagtggtcataaaaatgcaaataaagtcaatcattttattattacatatttagGAACAAAATTGAAATGTTATCTcctcaaataaacaatttttaaataattctgatgtCAGTAATTTGGAAATACAGTCCTAAATGagttttaatttccattaaaGGCTAAATATCTTTAATAGAAGACTTGAAATCAATAAATATAGTAAGATAAAATAGGAAGAAACTTTCAGAAAATTTCTGAAACTTTGTGGGTCAATAGAAATTAGCAGTTAATTTTCTACAAATCATCCTCAGGGTAAAGTGAGTCATATTCTGTTTCCACAGGGTGCTCTGATCTGACCTGTTTGGCTCCCCCCAGGTGGTGTTGCTGTCCTTCTCCAATGGTGAGTCTGTTGAATGGGATTATCTTCATAGTGGTTTTCTTCATGGAATACCACCGGGTTTTCCAAGTGGCCCAAATAATGCCATTATCATAACCATTAGGAGTAGATGCTTTTGAGTAAGTGCCACCTAAAACAAGTCGTAGATGTACATATCATTATTCTGGAATCTTTTTACCTCTGCAAGTCTATGAAGAGCTGTCTATTACGAAGTGCATTGCCAGTTAcataaaatttatagcattatCTGCTAACTGAAAATATCCCCAAAGATTCCTAAAAtatcaatttataaaataaacattattaaacAACATCTGTGCTGTGACTCATGGTCACATCCACACTTTAAATTTATTCACTACTAGTAGGGCTAGAAACCCAAAGTTCCCTAATTGGCCTCTGTCCCTAAGCTTATCCATCCTGGACTCAGCTACTGTGGACCATCTTTCCTCAGGCAGGTTAGAAGAGAAGGAGCCACAAAATTCCTGATGAGGTCATCTCAGGTTATTTGCAAGCACAATTTTATTGGTTGATTGAGGAGCTTTAGGAAATAGTTCTGGCATGTTATTTTATGTCTCCATGATAAAGTGCTGCCTCTGTTGATTTGCCTTCTCCTTGTCCTAGGGAAGCAGATCTCGTGTAATTCTGTAAAAGGCTTGTCAGAGCACAGCACTGGCATGAACTACAACTCTGGCATGGCTCCCCAGGTCACACAGATCAAGCATTTTCCCTTAGAGTTTCTTCTCATTATATGGTTTGTGAGTGCAAAGATAAGTTATGtttctccaatttaaaaatgttgtgAAAACCAAACAGTTACTTTAAATAAACTTTGCAAAGTTTCCTAGTTGGTGATTGGCTAGGACATTAGGAGGTAAGGTTGCTCATCTCAGTAGGTGAGGAAACTATGGTTTGCTACAAGCCTGGAATGGTTTGGAACACTGGTTTCACTCATCCACCCAGCAGATCTGTGTGGGAAAGCCCTACTGATGCCAAACAGGTCTGGTCTGACTGTTTGGCTTTCCCCTGGTGGTGTTGCTGTCCTTCTCCAACGGAGAGTCTGTAGCATGAGATTATCTTCATAGTGGTTTTATTCATGGAATACCACTGGGATTTCCAAATAATGCCTTTATTGTAACATGGATCCTTTAGCATCAGTAAGCCTTCCCCACACATAACTGCTGGGTAGGTGAGTGAAACCAGTGTTCCAAACCATCCTAGGCTTATAGCAAACCATAGCCTCCTCATCCAACCCCCATCCTAAAATAAGTGTCTAGTATCCTCAGACTGGTCTCTTCTCTCAAGCTTTCACAAACCCCTGCCCTTACCAGTACTTGCCTGCTCTTTATTCCGTTCCTCCAAACACCTGTTCACTGCATGCATCTGACACAAAGCTCATGGGAAGCCAGGTTAATATGTCAACAAGCATCCATATAGTAATATTAATTCATCCAGATCATATATGGTATGTCTAAAGGAGATACCACAACCCGCAGTGCCAGCTATGATGGTGATAGTTTCACATATAATGCCAAACTACTGGATATTTTGCAGCAGGTAGATTTCTTTAGAAGGGCTAATTTTAGGCATGAACTTGGTATTATCCACTTccagtttcaaagaacttagtTGAAATAAAGAACATGATAAAATCCCTactatctttataaattattcttcatttcttcatatctatttattattttttatgaaaatactATACACTATACATTAACTTGGAATCTAAGAAAGGAAAACATACCTTGGTAATAAACTCCATTGAGGTGGCCAGCATGACACTTGTTCATCCACCAACCAGATCCATCCTGTTCAGCACAGTTGCCTTCAAACTTATCATTGTCATTGTCCCAGGTACTGAACTGCATGCCATTGTGGGATGTGAAAAACTTGTCACTAGGATCATCACCAAAATCATAGCCATCAAAGGCATCTCCAGCATCTCCACCAGCGAAGAAGGCATATGTTAGGCGGTACTTGTCAGCTTCAGGTCCCACCTTGAACATGGCATAGTCTGCAGTACTGAGAAGAAGGAAATACAACCATCGCATGCTGACCCTCCTCAGGGATCTCAGAAGTTCCCTCTTTCGTAGGACAGTTCCTTGGAATTTTTGACTTTGTTTCTTAAGGCTGAAATTTGCTCATTGAGTAAAGTTTTTTGCAAATCAGGCAAGAGGCAATAGATATGTGAACCAGTCCACAGCTCATTAACACTTCCCGGGATGGGCCTAGAAGCCTTTGAAGCATCTCAATGAAAACTAATAATTGCACTCACTTGAATGcttttttgcttgtttcattCTAAGATCAAATCCAGATGTATAGATGActctaatttcatattttctacttttattgaAATGTTATGTGTTGCACACACATTATCATAGATCACAGAAATTATCTGACAGTGAGTGACTCTTAATTATTGCACAAAACTTGAAGGAGGTACAGTTCCATTAGCCACTCATACCACCTGAAGGGTTAGGTGCTAAAGgaattttctttctcaaatcaGTGTGGTAGTGGCAAGAAGGAGAGCTTCTGAGGGCATTACACAATCAAAGTCTTCCCTGTGTGGTCCAAAGCATGTAAGCTGAAGGAGTTAGAGAGATTCTTTCCTGGAAAAAATTGTGGAAGTGGACAATACTTCTATAGAGTGGGGGGAAGGATGGGCCTTAATGAATGAACGGAAGTTTCCAGAAAATATTTAGCTTCTTTTCTAATCTCCAGTACCTGGGAAATGGAAGGTCATTTCCTAGAAGAAGGTCTACTGACTATAGCACTTTCTGGATTAAAAACCAaccaagcaattaaaaaaaaaattcatgtgtttGAAGACAATATATTTCACTATTCCTTAAACATAACAAGAGGGTTggatatttttctgcattttaattaGGTAACAATGCTTAAAACCTTCAAATGTATCAAGCAAAAAGAAGCCTCTAGATCACCAAAAGAGCTAGCTGGTTTAATTTTAGGGTAGCTCATGATTTGACAGAGTAAATGGCCATTAAGGCACTGGGAAGTCTGAAGAGGCTGTATTTGCTTTTCAACCAGGATAGTTGTTAAGAGGACAGGCTCTAAAGTTAAACGACTTGAGTTCGAATTCTACCTCTACCATGTATCAGcaatgtgactttgagcaagttaatatgtaaaatgggattaataataATACCTGTTTCATGAAGTAGTAATTTAGACtagataaaattataattttattctcaATTTCTGGGACTGATTAAAAGTTCAGTAATTAGCTATTATTCTGAATGGTTCCAGGGAAATTAGATTGTACCAATACACTTAGATTCATCCTGAATAGAATTTACCTTTTTGGATTGCCCAAGAACCAAACTGACTCCTGGAGAAAATGGTGGCTGGATGTGCTGTTTGCATTTGTCAGGCGGCATTTGCCGTTGTCTATTGATAGTTGGAAAGTGCACATTCCAGGcaatctttataataaaaagttagaAGTCATTTCAAAACAGTACCTGGTTCTGCCATTCCAGTCTTCCAGTTCCACTCTTAATGTATATGGGATGGCAGACTGTGTGCTTATCAAATGAATCTTCTCATTTCCGAGCCAAAATTCTGTTGTGCCAGTAGGAGACAGATGTCCAAATCCTTCTTTATATTGAATCCAGTTTTTCTTGAAATCCACACTGCCATCAAGTCTCTAATTACACATTTGCATGggcaaaaggagaaaatagaCTATCAATGCATGTAAAGAGAATGCTATCAACATTTTGTCAAAAATATGGAGCACTAGTTCTATCAATTCCCAACTAAGTGATCTTGGCCAagctacctcagtttcctcatgtatcAAATAGGAAAAATGATGGTTACTTCTTAGGGTTGCTGCAAGGATCATGAGAGAGAATATAAGAGAAATACTTAAGAGAGTTCCTGGTACATCATAAATTCTAAATTAGTGGTAGTATTAAAAACACACCTAGACGACTTCAGAACTCTAGCTGGATATTACTGATTCTTACACTTATGATGGAACCCATTGCTCAATCGTTGTCTGGCAACTAATACTTCCACCATTCATTCCCTCTGAGCACCCCCTGTAGGAACAGTTGTAACAGTGGCGGGAGGTAAACAGAAAGTAAAGGAGCCAAGATTCCTAGTGGGTATTAGCAAGTGGCAGATGCAACACAGGTTCCTTGTCTTGGAGCAGCCCAAGTGTATCCTCTGGTGTGTGAAAGGGTTGTGGTGGTagcggggtggtgggggtggcggggtggtggggggtggtgtTGGGCTTCATCATCTTGTGATGGGCAACCTCAGGTCTTGACCTACCTGACAAAagagtttcctt harbors:
- the FGG gene encoding fibrinogen gamma chain isoform X1 produces the protein MSWSLNPRNLILYFYALLFLSSTCVAYVATRDNCCILDERFGSYCPTTCGIADFLSTYQTKVDKDLLSLEDILHQVENKTSEVKELIKAIQLSYNPDEPSKPNTIDSATLKSRKMLEEIMKYEALILTHDSSIRFLQEIYNSNNQKIVNLKEKVAQLEAQCQEPCKDTVQIHDITGKDCQDIANKGAKQSGLYFIKPLKANQQFLVYCEIDGSGNGWTVFQKRLDGSVDFKKNWIQYKEGFGHLSPTGTTEFWLGNEKIHLISTQSAIPYTLRVELEDWNGRTSTADYAMFKVGPEADKYRLTYAFFAGGDAGDAFDGYDFGDDPSDKFFTSHNGMQFSTWDNDNDKFEGNCAEQDGSGWWMNKCHAGHLNGVYYQGGTYSKASTPNGYDNGIIWATWKTRWYSMKKTTMKIIPFNRLTIGEGQQHHLGGAKQVRSEHPVETEYDSLYPEDDL